A region of the Actinomycetes bacterium genome:
CGCAGCTGCGGCATGCGCCGAGCCTAGGGGAGGCCGCCGTGGTCGGGCCGGGCAGCCCGCAGGGGGCAGACTGGGGGGATGACCGGTCCGGTGGTGCTGCTCGACGGGGACGGCGAGACCCTGCGGGCCGCCGCGGGGGAGTACACCGTGCGGCTCACGGGCGCGGACACCGACGGCCGGCTCGCGGTGGTCGAGTACCGGCTTCCGCCGTACTCGGTGGGTGCCGAGGAGCACGTCCACAACGACCACTCCGAGCAGTTCATGGTGGCGTCCGGGGAGGTTGTCTTCCGGGTGGCGGGCGACGAGGTGGTGGTTGGCCCCGGGTCGGTGCTGGCCGTTCCGGAGGGCGTCGCGCATGCCTTCCGCAACGAGGGTCACGAGGACGCGCTGATCGTGTTCCTGCTGACGCCGGCCGGCTACGAGGAGTACTTCCGCGACGTCGACGCGCTGCTGGCGCGGGAGGGCCACGCGGATCCAAGCGACCTGGCCGAGCTACGGCAGGCGTACGGCACCGACACGCTGTAACGCCGGCACGAGCTCAGCCGACGACGAACGGAATGCGCACCTCGTCCACCAGGATCGAGGCCACGTCGCCCCGCTCGCCCCCGGTGACCAGGACCGCCGGCCCGGTGAAGCTGCCCAGGTCCAGGTGCTCGTCGAAGGTGCCCCGCGTCCCGGTGCCCGACGTGGCCATGATCGCTCCTTGCTTGACCAACGTCCCGTCCGGCCGCTCCAGCCGCCACTGGACGACGGCCTCGAAGGTGTTCGCCGTCCCCTTGAAGGCCACCGGGCTCGAGGTGGTCAGCCCGGGCCAGACCGACTCGACCAGCACCTGCGGGGTGACCCCCTCGAAGTCGGCGGGCCCGACCGGCGGGTCCACGCCGATCCCCTCGCCCCCGATGGCGGCCACCGGCCTGCCGTCGATCCGGAAGGCCACGGTGGAGATGCCGGAGAACTGGGTCAGCGTGTTCACCACCTGGGCGACCCGCAGCTGCATCGACAGCGACCCGCCCCCCGTGGCGAACGTGCCGGCCAGGTCGACGGTAGCGACGGAGCCCCGCACCGCGAGGTCCAGTAGCCGGGTCCCACGGGGGATGGTGGTGGTCAGCCCACCGGAGGTCGCTGCGGCGTCCGGGCCGGCGAGCAGTGCCTCGACCGAAGCCCGCGCGACCGCGGCGTCGATCGGCGTGACGGTCACCCCGCCGGCTGCGAGCTTCTCGCCGCGCACCAGGTACACG
Encoded here:
- a CDS encoding cupin domain-containing protein, translated to MTGPVVLLDGDGETLRAAAGEYTVRLTGADTDGRLAVVEYRLPPYSVGAEEHVHNDHSEQFMVASGEVVFRVAGDEVVVGPGSVLAVPEGVAHAFRNEGHEDALIVFLLTPAGYEEYFRDVDALLAREGHADPSDLAELRQAYGTDTL
- a CDS encoding GerMN domain-containing protein, whose amino-acid sequence is MRRLRVVLTIVLVALLTACSPGGGSGSSSASGSAPSASGSASPSASGTPTTVLVYLVRGEKLAAGGVTVTPIDAAVARASVEALLAGPDAAATSGGLTTTIPRGTRLLDLAVRGSVATVDLAGTFATGGGSLSMQLRVAQVVNTLTQFSGISTVAFRIDGRPVAAIGGEGIGVDPPVGPADFEGVTPQVLVESVWPGLTTSSPVAFKGTANTFEAVVQWRLERPDGTLVKQGAIMATSGTGTRGTFDEHLDLGSFTGPAVLVTGGERGDVASILVDEVRIPFVVG